One Oncorhynchus kisutch isolate 150728-3 linkage group LG13, Okis_V2, whole genome shotgun sequence DNA window includes the following coding sequences:
- the LOC109879278 gene encoding cytochrome c oxidase subunit 6B1-like, with product MSDVIEEKIKNYRTAPFDARFPNTNQTRNCFQNYLDFHRCNKALSDKGQDVAPCDWYQRVYKSICPMSWVAKWDDQIEAGSFPGKI from the exons ATGTCTGACGTTATTGAGGAGAAGATAAAGAACTACAGGACGGCTCCCTTCGACGCCCGCTTCCCCAACACCAACCAGACCCGCAACTGCTTTCAGAACTATCTGG aCTTCCACAGGTGCAACAAAGCTTTGTCAGACAAAGGCCAGGATGTGGCTCCCTGTGACTGGTACCAGAGGGTCTACAAGAGTATCTGTCCCATGAGCTGG GTTGCCAAGTGGGACGACCAGATAGAGGCCGGAAGCTTTCCCGGCAAGATCTAA